In the Loxodonta africana isolate mLoxAfr1 chromosome 1, mLoxAfr1.hap2, whole genome shotgun sequence genome, one interval contains:
- the LOC135232991 gene encoding olfactory receptor 2G3-like: MKTNNESLGSDFILVGFSDQPQLEKILFVVVLISYLLTLMSNTAIILVSSLDPKLHTPMYYFLTNLSFVDLCLTTTIVPQLLWNLHGLAKTVTPIGCAIQLYVALALGSTECVLLAVMAYDRYAAICRPLHYATVMHPRLCQSLVGVAWLSGVGNTLVQGTITLQLPLCGNRRIYHFICEVPAMIKLACVDIHANEVQLFMASLILLLLPLALILVSYGYISQAVMRIRSAQAWRKALGTCGSHLLVVSLFYGTITAVYIQPNSSYAHRQGKFITLLYTVATPTLNPLIYTLRNKDVKGALKRLVRKDQSIGK; encoded by the coding sequence ATGAAGACAAATAATGAGAGTTTGGGAAGTGATTTCATTTTGGTGGGCTTCTCTGACCAGCCACAGCTTGAGAAGATCCTCTTTGTGGTTGTGCTGATCTCCTACCTTCTGACACTGATGAGCAACACAGCCATCATCCTGGTCTCCAGTCTGGATCCCAAGCTCCATACGCCCATGTATTACTTTCTTACCAATCTCTCCTTTGTTGACCTCTGCCTTACCACCACCATTGTGCCCCAACTGCTGTGGAATCTCCATGGATTAGCAAAGACAGTTACTCCTATAGGTTGTGCTATTCAACTCTACGTGGCTCTGGCACTGGGATCTACTGAGTGTGTTCTCCTGGCTGTCATGGCATATGACCGCTATGCTGCTATTTGCCGACCACTTCATTATGCTACTGTTATGCATCCACGGCTTTGCCAGTCACTTGTAGGAGTGGCATGGTTGAGTGGAGTGGGCAATACCCTAGTTCAGGGCACCATCACCCTTCAGCTGCCCCTTTGTGGGAACCGGAGGATTTACCACTTCATCTGTGAAGTGCCTGCCATGATCAAGTTAGCTTGTGTAGACATTCATGCCAATGAGGTCCAGCTCTTCATGGCTTCCTTGATACTACTCCTCCTCCCCCTGGCACTCATCTTGGTCTCATATGGATACATTTCCCAAGCAGTGATGAGAATCAGGTCAGCCCAAGCTTGGCGTAAAGCCCTTGGAACATGTGGATCCCACCTATTGGTAGTTTCCCTCTTCTATGGGACCATCACAGCTGTCTATATCCAGCCCAACAGCTCCTACGCCCACAGACAGGGAAAGTTTATAACCCTTTTGTATACTGTAGCAACTCCCACCCTCAATCCCCTCATTTACACtctgagaaacaaagatgtaaagggAGCTTTGAAGAGGCTGGTGAGAAAAGATCAGAGTATAGGAAAGTGA